One genomic segment of Leptospira sp. WS92.C1 includes these proteins:
- a CDS encoding DUF4279 domain-containing protein — translation MNTNHPLTWAILSVNEDGLDSESVTRELDLKPDFSTSKMATNKEGKSLGFGHWQLHSTLDAQAPLEEHILQILEKVLPSRQKVKEFASKHSLCLYVSVEFADHSLRETEISSRLLLLLGSLGIKLVFQPWSRDEKRRRLED, via the coding sequence ATGAATACGAATCATCCGCTTACATGGGCGATTCTTTCTGTCAACGAGGATGGCTTGGATTCCGAATCCGTGACGCGGGAACTGGATCTCAAACCTGATTTTAGTACGTCAAAAATGGCCACGAACAAGGAAGGTAAGTCGCTTGGTTTCGGGCACTGGCAGTTGCATTCCACATTGGATGCACAGGCACCTTTGGAAGAGCATATTCTTCAGATTCTGGAAAAGGTATTACCGTCCCGACAGAAGGTAAAAGAATTTGCTTCAAAACATTCTCTTTGTCTTTATGTTTCCGTGGAATTTGCGGATCATTCTCTTAGAGAGACCGAGATTTCTTCTCGTCTGCTTTTGCTTTTGGGAAGTTTAGGAATCAAGCTCGTCTTTCAGCCTTGGAGTCGGGATGAAAAAAGAAGGCGTTTAGAAGATTAA
- a CDS encoding DUF1564 family protein has translation MSTKFRLPKFKRRSKKFQESSAKVSNRTHQRKSLNRIFSVISLFVGIPTFHRVYSFIWQLDLQNLRISRYLKFEPELFQHIFYGKYSNKPQ, from the coding sequence GTGTCTACAAAATTCCGCCTGCCGAAATTCAAACGACGATCAAAGAAGTTTCAAGAATCTTCCGCAAAGGTCTCGAACCGGACCCACCAAAGAAAAAGTCTAAATAGAATTTTCTCCGTTATCTCTCTCTTTGTGGGAATTCCTACATTTCACAGGGTTTACAGCTTTATCTGGCAACTCGACTTGCAAAATTTGAGAATCTCTCGATATTTAAAATTTGAGCCTGAGTTATTCCAACATATATTCTATGGAAAATACTCGAACAAACCCCAATAA
- a CDS encoding aconitate hydratase gives MAFDIEMIRARYAKIGDLVTKARNVVGRPLTLTEKILYSHLWEGEPKAAYEKGKSYVDFAPDRVAMQDATAQMALLQFMSAGRSTVAVPSTVHCDHLIQAKDGAAEDLKTANDVNKEVYDFLSSVSNKYGIGFWKPGAGIIHQVVLENYAFPGGMMIGTDSHTVNAGGLGMIAIGVGGADAVDVMAGMAWELKFPKLIGVKLTGKLSGWASAKDVILKVAGILTVKGGTGAIVEYFGEGADSLSCTGKGTICNMGAEIGATTSVFGYDPNMREYLLNTNRKDVAELADKIKEHLNGDKECYADPAKYFDQVIEINLSELEPHINGPFTPDLATPLSKFKEAVQKNGWPTNLEVGLIGSCTNSSYEDITRAASVAKQASEKNLEVKAEYTVTPGSEMIRYTIERDGLIKTFSDIGGVVLANACGPCIGQWSRQTKDPERKNSIITSFNRNFAKRNDGFAGTHAFVASPEIVTAFAIAGKLDFNPLTDTLKSKDGKDIKLDPPTGLDFPAKGFAVEDAGFLAPAADGSKVNVVVDSKSDRLQLLSPFTPWEGTDLKGLKLLIKAKGKCTTDHISMAGPWLKYRGHLDNISNNLLIGAVNAFNDKTNTVKNQLTNGYEPVPQTARAYKAKGIGSIVIGDENYGEGSSREHAAMEPRHLGVRAVLVKSFARIHETNLKKQGMLGLTFADKADYDKIQEEDTIDILGLTSFQEGAPLTLVLHHKDGSTQEIKVNHTFNAQQIAWFKAGSALNLISEEQRKKG, from the coding sequence ATGGCATTCGATATAGAAATGATTCGCGCCCGATACGCTAAGATCGGGGATCTTGTTACAAAAGCGAGAAACGTTGTTGGAAGACCTCTTACCCTTACCGAAAAAATTCTTTATTCCCATCTCTGGGAGGGCGAACCGAAAGCTGCTTATGAAAAAGGAAAGTCTTATGTAGACTTTGCACCGGACAGAGTTGCGATGCAGGATGCGACTGCGCAAATGGCTCTTTTGCAGTTTATGTCAGCGGGAAGAAGCACGGTTGCGGTTCCGTCTACCGTTCACTGTGATCACCTGATTCAAGCGAAAGACGGTGCGGCCGAAGATTTAAAAACCGCAAATGACGTGAACAAGGAAGTGTATGACTTCCTATCTTCCGTTTCCAATAAATACGGAATCGGATTTTGGAAACCGGGCGCGGGAATCATTCACCAAGTTGTCTTGGAAAACTACGCATTTCCGGGTGGAATGATGATCGGAACCGATTCTCATACCGTAAACGCGGGCGGCCTCGGTATGATCGCGATCGGAGTCGGCGGTGCGGACGCGGTAGACGTTATGGCGGGAATGGCTTGGGAATTAAAATTTCCGAAACTGATCGGAGTCAAACTTACCGGTAAACTTTCCGGTTGGGCATCCGCAAAAGACGTAATTTTAAAAGTGGCCGGAATTCTTACCGTGAAAGGTGGAACCGGTGCGATCGTCGAATATTTTGGAGAAGGGGCGGACAGCCTTTCTTGCACTGGAAAAGGAACGATCTGCAATATGGGAGCCGAGATCGGCGCCACCACGTCGGTATTCGGATATGATCCGAATATGAGAGAGTATCTCTTAAATACAAATCGTAAAGACGTAGCGGAACTCGCGGATAAAATCAAGGAACATCTAAACGGAGACAAAGAATGTTATGCGGATCCGGCCAAATACTTTGATCAAGTGATCGAGATCAATCTTTCCGAACTCGAACCTCATATCAACGGACCGTTTACTCCCGATTTAGCGACTCCGCTTTCCAAATTTAAGGAAGCCGTTCAGAAGAATGGATGGCCGACTAACTTGGAAGTGGGTCTCATCGGATCGTGTACAAATTCTTCTTACGAAGACATCACTCGTGCGGCCTCTGTTGCAAAACAAGCATCCGAGAAAAACCTCGAAGTCAAAGCGGAATATACGGTGACCCCTGGTTCCGAAATGATTCGTTATACGATCGAAAGAGACGGATTGATCAAAACATTCTCCGATATCGGAGGGGTGGTTCTTGCAAACGCTTGCGGTCCTTGTATCGGTCAGTGGAGTCGTCAGACAAAAGATCCGGAAAGAAAGAATTCCATCATCACCTCGTTTAATAGAAACTTCGCGAAAAGAAACGATGGTTTTGCCGGTACCCATGCATTTGTCGCGTCACCCGAAATTGTGACGGCCTTTGCGATCGCTGGAAAGCTGGATTTTAATCCTTTGACGGATACTCTGAAGAGCAAAGACGGGAAGGATATCAAACTGGATCCTCCAACGGGTTTAGATTTTCCTGCAAAGGGATTTGCAGTGGAAGACGCCGGTTTTCTGGCGCCTGCGGCGGACGGATCCAAAGTAAACGTCGTCGTCGATTCTAAATCCGATCGTCTTCAGCTTCTATCTCCGTTTACTCCTTGGGAAGGGACGGATCTCAAAGGATTGAAACTTCTGATCAAAGCGAAAGGGAAATGTACAACGGATCACATTTCTATGGCGGGGCCCTGGCTGAAATACAGAGGACATTTGGATAATATTTCGAATAATCTTTTGATCGGTGCGGTGAATGCATTCAATGATAAAACCAATACCGTAAAAAATCAGCTCACTAACGGTTATGAGCCGGTTCCTCAAACTGCAAGAGCTTACAAAGCAAAGGGAATCGGATCCATAGTGATCGGCGACGAAAACTATGGAGAAGGTTCTTCTCGGGAACACGCCGCAATGGAGCCGAGACATCTCGGAGTTCGTGCCGTTCTCGTAAAATCATTCGCGAGGATTCATGAAACCAACTTGAAAAAACAAGGAATGCTCGGTCTCACATTTGCTGATAAAGCGGATTACGATAAAATTCAGGAAGAGGATACGATCGACATTCTCGGACTGACTTCGTTTCAAGAAGGCGCTCCTTTGACTCTTGTTCTGCATCACAAAGACGGCTCCACCCAGGAAATCAAAGTGAATCATACCTTCAATGCGCAGCAGATCGCATGGTTCAAAGCGGGAAGCGCCCTGAACCTGATCAGCGAAGAACAAAGAAAAAAAGGTTAA
- a CDS encoding OmpA family protein, which produces MNSSLNLGAAGIMAKKENYYVTIKGRKYDRELITLAEEFTSSKRDGRISVNDAKQLLKAVKDNNSYTDIEKHTIEYIRENFKFTDKADEWFRTEIRKWAAAAQKVQQVKKKDVSLIVPEEEAPDANFPASWGKDKDEVYETPARDYTNYIPTPSAKPHLKKDKTVPILIFLAGLLILTGLIYFFWTLFSSEKKQRPIEVAKTAEQKLPLKKKEASEDPATVKTPVVKTETKVESKSSFSWFGKSDNESFSSDPKLKAIETNPIRFEKNSIRVHQESRPSLNQLSRWMKENSKIRVKIIGHTSLEGTEAANQKVSLLRAEMVRDYLVGNGISKDRFEIVPKGASVPIGDNSKEEGKEQNRRVELRIQN; this is translated from the coding sequence ATGAATTCTTCCCTAAATTTAGGTGCGGCGGGGATCATGGCGAAAAAAGAAAACTATTACGTTACTATCAAGGGAAGAAAATATGACCGAGAGCTCATCACTCTTGCGGAAGAATTTACTTCGAGCAAACGAGATGGTAGAATTTCGGTTAACGACGCTAAGCAGCTTTTAAAAGCGGTCAAAGATAACAATAGTTATACGGATATCGAAAAACATACGATCGAATATATCCGCGAAAATTTCAAATTTACAGATAAGGCGGACGAATGGTTTCGAACCGAAATTCGCAAATGGGCCGCGGCTGCGCAAAAAGTTCAACAGGTAAAAAAGAAAGACGTCTCCCTCATTGTTCCTGAAGAAGAAGCTCCGGATGCGAATTTTCCGGCAAGTTGGGGCAAGGATAAAGATGAGGTTTACGAAACACCTGCCAGAGATTATACGAATTACATCCCGACTCCTTCCGCAAAACCGCATTTGAAAAAAGACAAAACCGTTCCGATTCTCATTTTTCTTGCGGGACTTTTGATCTTAACCGGTCTAATTTACTTTTTCTGGACTCTCTTTTCCTCCGAGAAAAAGCAGAGACCGATCGAAGTCGCAAAAACTGCGGAACAAAAACTTCCGCTAAAAAAGAAAGAAGCTTCCGAAGACCCCGCAACTGTAAAAACACCCGTCGTAAAAACGGAAACAAAGGTAGAATCGAAATCTTCCTTTTCTTGGTTTGGAAAATCGGACAACGAATCCTTTTCTTCCGATCCGAAATTGAAGGCGATCGAAACCAATCCGATCCGTTTTGAAAAGAACAGCATTCGGGTTCATCAGGAATCGAGACCGAGTCTCAATCAGCTTTCGCGTTGGATGAAAGAAAATTCTAAAATTCGAGTCAAGATCATCGGACATACTTCTTTGGAAGGAACGGAAGCCGCGAACCAAAAAGTTTCCCTTCTTCGCGCGGAAATGGTTCGCGATTATCTTGTTGGAAACGGAATCTCCAAGGATCGCTTTGAGATCGTTCCTAAAGGAGCAAGTGTTCCGATCGGAGACAATTCTAAAGAGGAAGGAAAGGAACAGAACAGAAGGGTTGAACTTAGAATTCAGAATTGA
- a CDS encoding amino acid--tRNA ligase-related protein, with protein MNELSKEILIRRAKFLSVIRKFFEESGYLEIDTPCLKLVPSMEPYLDPFLVHSPSKKEKGYLITSPEYSLKEVLSKGLEKIYEITHTFRSGEEGSPFHSAEFLMLEFYAIGMKLEDLMDFCVELLERLNRDFHPFGFDRTQVRRFTVQEVLKEYAQCGISHSELDRVISERKLSQIPAGQRSYEDSFFLVFLNLVEAHLPKGYTFLYRYPPELAALSKIESGFANRFELYCGNLELGNAFEELTDPLEQVARFRSEQELRKNLGKEVFSIDGGLERALKEGIPDACGISIGLDRLLLTVLGGSSLREMSPYYGAF; from the coding sequence ATGAATGAGCTGAGTAAGGAGATATTAATCCGAAGAGCCAAGTTTTTATCCGTGATTCGAAAATTTTTCGAAGAAAGCGGTTATCTGGAAATAGACACCCCATGTCTGAAATTGGTTCCGTCCATGGAGCCATATCTGGATCCGTTTTTAGTCCATTCTCCGTCCAAAAAGGAAAAGGGATACTTGATTACGTCTCCTGAATATTCTCTGAAAGAGGTTCTTTCCAAGGGATTGGAAAAAATATACGAGATCACTCATACATTTCGATCCGGGGAGGAAGGGAGCCCGTTTCATAGCGCCGAATTTTTGATGTTGGAATTTTATGCGATCGGTATGAAACTCGAGGACCTCATGGATTTTTGCGTCGAACTTTTGGAAAGATTGAATCGGGACTTTCATCCATTCGGATTTGATCGAACACAGGTCCGTCGATTCACGGTTCAGGAAGTCCTGAAAGAATACGCTCAGTGTGGGATCTCCCACTCGGAGTTGGATCGGGTGATCTCCGAAAGAAAACTCAGTCAAATTCCCGCGGGACAAAGAAGCTATGAGGATTCCTTTTTTCTTGTATTCTTAAATCTTGTTGAAGCGCATCTCCCGAAAGGTTATACTTTTTTATACCGATATCCGCCCGAATTGGCCGCTTTATCCAAAATAGAATCCGGTTTTGCAAATCGATTTGAGCTCTATTGCGGAAATCTGGAATTGGGGAACGCGTTTGAGGAATTAACCGATCCTTTGGAACAGGTCGCTCGGTTTCGTTCCGAGCAGGAATTGAGAAAGAATCTCGGAAAAGAAGTGTTTTCGATCGACGGCGGTTTGGAACGGGCTCTTAAAGAAGGGATTCCGGATGCTTGTGGGATCTCCATCGGATTGGATCGGCTCTTATTGACCGTCCTGGGAGGGAGCTCTTTACGAGAAATGAGTCCGTATTACGGCGCGTTCTGA
- a CDS encoding response regulator transcription factor produces the protein MKTILVIEDDPDIGNLIRKSLDSAHYSTTLQTSGEEGLKFYKANHPDMVILDLSLPDVDGIEVCRTVRRNDENTPIFIVTARNEEIDRIMGLELGADDYITKPFSVRELKTRVDVFFRRWDKKAGIKPNVGASGEIIRGSLKIDPVRRRVTLKDNIVNISRKEFDILQLMAASPGKVFSREMILEAVWGMEWDGFERMIDSHVKRIRSKLEKNSAQPEWIETIWGIGYRFTDNYDNIVIPD, from the coding sequence ATGAAAACTATTTTAGTGATTGAAGACGATCCGGATATCGGAAATTTAATACGCAAATCCTTGGATTCGGCGCACTACTCGACCACTCTTCAAACTAGTGGCGAAGAAGGTCTAAAATTCTACAAAGCAAATCATCCTGACATGGTTATTTTAGATCTTTCTCTTCCTGACGTCGATGGAATTGAAGTATGTAGAACCGTCCGGCGTAATGACGAAAACACTCCCATTTTTATTGTTACAGCTAGAAATGAAGAAATCGACAGAATTATGGGACTGGAATTAGGAGCGGATGACTACATTACGAAACCGTTTTCAGTTCGAGAACTCAAGACAAGAGTGGACGTTTTTTTCCGCAGATGGGATAAAAAAGCAGGAATTAAGCCGAATGTCGGTGCAAGCGGAGAAATCATTCGCGGCTCTCTGAAAATTGACCCGGTCCGAAGAAGGGTTACTTTAAAAGACAATATTGTGAATATTTCCAGAAAAGAGTTTGATATCCTACAACTCATGGCGGCCTCTCCTGGGAAGGTTTTTTCAAGAGAGATGATTTTGGAAGCGGTTTGGGGAATGGAATGGGACGGCTTTGAAAGAATGATCGATTCTCATGTGAAACGAATTCGTTCTAAACTTGAAAAAAATTCAGCTCAACCTGAATGGATTGAGACAATCTGGGGAATTGGTTATCGTTTTACCGACAACTACGATAATATTGTTATTCCTGATTAA
- a CDS encoding lytic transglycosylase domain-containing protein, whose translation MRIEELQTVKTILNRIREIESLPNQFIRETTPPTSKSPELDFKSILQTKQDEISKTNRPQDWVRNSRGELKGVEPNLAEIIRKESEKNHLDPSLVQSVIKAESGFKANAVSPKGAIGLMQLMPSTANLLGVDDPSDPAENVAGGTKFLSDLMNKYKNLDHALAAYNAGPGAVDRYGGIPPYKETQKYVEKVKKFYKEFQ comes from the coding sequence ATGAGGATCGAAGAACTCCAAACCGTAAAAACGATTTTAAATCGGATTCGAGAAATCGAAAGCTTACCCAACCAATTTATTCGTGAAACCACGCCCCCTACTTCCAAGTCACCGGAACTTGACTTTAAATCCATTCTTCAAACCAAACAGGATGAAATCTCAAAAACGAACAGACCACAAGACTGGGTGCGCAATTCTCGTGGAGAGCTGAAAGGTGTGGAGCCGAATCTCGCGGAAATCATCCGTAAAGAATCGGAGAAAAATCATCTTGATCCCTCTCTGGTTCAGAGTGTGATCAAGGCGGAATCCGGATTCAAAGCAAACGCGGTTTCCCCAAAAGGAGCGATCGGTTTGATGCAGCTTATGCCTTCCACCGCAAATCTTCTCGGAGTGGACGATCCTTCCGACCCTGCTGAAAACGTCGCCGGTGGAACCAAATTTTTAAGCGATCTCATGAATAAATATAAGAATTTAGATCATGCCTTGGCGGCATACAACGCAGGTCCCGGAGCTGTAGATCGATACGGCGGCATTCCGCCTTACAAAGAAACGCAGAAGTATGTTGAGAAAGTCAAAAAATTCTACAAAGAATTTCAATAG
- a CDS encoding ATP-binding protein produces MPFVIEIAITSRISAFPVLYAKSRGFFEKEGVQVQVRILENYDAILAFLSTGRIEVGEIPFTTWLDLHLKKSAPNKSIYRGMILSRMIHSFYSRYNSSIDSILDSTPYLIPVLQNTSIDKLLSLEFLRSGKFRKKISCSYVLSRPYLLDYEFSQTSTLGLIGSVQESHFLNNGFRISDGRDLPPYRLPVNMLAFSGKFAKTYPDRVNKIQSALTRAIQSLIENTNDSTDHAIHESVPEFNVEAEQLHYFFKQPSQDLKEMLSPAADTEELEYLGRIYWRSMDHFTDLPAVLSEALSFVAQDPIPEYPEALKVRKTSLMEGQFSSKDESSRLLQRAGERRELGDLVSDLQNLVLNIYNSKKMVRMPVLPLRGTASAIRTGINSILDFLFQEIRSKEIHNLAIDNVLMMQGLEMDKRAMELQFSDDRFNYLFEFSPIPVILLDSVSGGLIGGNYNFRSLTGYSKDNVSNLRLEDLFPGLSEMSEWSSSTKVAETMLRVDQARMKLRDKSEMDVSLSITALFERARKIYQVHILYDSEKKGTEQAKHEFISNISHELRSPMTNIQGYFELLRNELNSTLSKEQDGMLDVIEKNIKRLNHLIENLLKFEEVRGEDNSGLIENFDPALVIEEVVYSNGPSARDKGLEVELDLVKKLKIKGIRFEFSQVVTNLFVNAIKYTEKGKIEINMIQSSEGKLEINIKDTGVGIDPKYIEKVFERFFRIPNDRNKRIGGTGLGLSISRTILHKMNGEIRLESRVNGGSNFRIFLPLQSV; encoded by the coding sequence CTGCCTTTTGTGATTGAAATTGCCATCACGTCTAGAATATCCGCTTTCCCGGTTTTATATGCGAAGTCCAGGGGCTTTTTTGAAAAAGAAGGAGTCCAGGTTCAGGTTCGAATTTTGGAAAATTACGACGCAATTCTTGCGTTTTTAAGCACGGGAAGAATCGAAGTTGGAGAAATTCCGTTTACAACTTGGTTGGATTTACATCTCAAAAAATCGGCTCCGAACAAATCGATCTATCGGGGGATGATTCTTTCTAGAATGATTCACTCATTTTATTCGAGATACAATTCGAGCATTGATTCCATTTTAGACAGTACTCCGTATTTGATTCCGGTTTTGCAAAATACCTCCATCGATAAATTACTTTCTCTGGAATTTTTAAGATCCGGCAAATTTAGAAAAAAAATTTCCTGTTCTTATGTTCTTTCGAGGCCCTATTTGCTGGATTATGAATTTTCACAGACGAGTACCCTCGGCCTGATCGGTTCCGTTCAGGAATCACATTTTTTAAACAACGGTTTTAGAATTTCGGACGGTAGAGATCTTCCGCCTTATCGTCTTCCTGTAAACATGTTAGCGTTCAGCGGAAAATTTGCGAAAACATATCCGGACCGCGTCAATAAGATACAATCCGCCTTGACACGAGCGATTCAATCTTTGATCGAAAACACGAACGATTCAACGGATCATGCGATTCATGAAAGTGTTCCCGAATTCAATGTGGAAGCGGAACAGTTGCATTACTTTTTTAAACAGCCTTCTCAGGATTTAAAAGAGATGCTTTCGCCTGCGGCCGATACGGAAGAGTTGGAATATCTTGGAAGAATTTATTGGAGATCGATGGATCATTTTACGGATCTACCGGCTGTGCTTTCCGAAGCTCTTAGTTTCGTAGCCCAAGATCCGATTCCCGAATATCCCGAGGCTCTGAAAGTTAGAAAAACTTCCTTGATGGAAGGACAATTTAGCAGTAAAGACGAATCGAGTCGTCTTCTTCAGAGAGCAGGTGAAAGAAGAGAACTCGGAGACTTGGTATCCGATCTTCAAAACCTGGTGTTGAATATTTATAATTCCAAAAAAATGGTACGAATGCCGGTTCTACCGTTGAGAGGGACCGCTTCCGCGATCAGAACCGGAATCAATTCTATCTTGGATTTTTTATTTCAAGAAATCCGATCCAAAGAAATTCATAATTTAGCAATTGATAATGTTCTGATGATGCAAGGCCTTGAAATGGACAAGAGGGCGATGGAATTGCAGTTTTCGGACGATAGATTCAATTATCTTTTTGAATTTTCTCCGATTCCGGTCATTCTGTTGGATTCGGTTTCCGGCGGTTTGATCGGGGGAAATTATAATTTTCGAAGTCTTACCGGATACAGTAAGGACAATGTGAGTAATCTGAGATTGGAAGACCTATTCCCCGGCTTGAGTGAGATGAGTGAATGGTCTTCCTCCACAAAGGTGGCAGAGACGATGCTTCGTGTGGATCAAGCAAGGATGAAACTCAGGGATAAATCTGAGATGGATGTATCTCTCAGTATCACCGCGTTGTTTGAAAGAGCACGGAAAATATATCAGGTGCATATTCTTTATGATTCGGAGAAAAAAGGCACGGAGCAGGCGAAGCACGAATTTATTTCCAATATCAGTCACGAATTGCGTTCTCCAATGACAAACATTCAGGGTTATTTCGAGCTTTTGAGAAATGAATTGAATTCCACACTTTCAAAAGAGCAGGACGGAATGTTGGACGTAATCGAAAAAAATATAAAACGTCTCAATCACCTGATCGAAAATCTTCTCAAGTTTGAGGAGGTGAGAGGGGAGGACAATTCCGGTTTGATCGAGAATTTCGATCCGGCACTTGTGATTGAAGAAGTGGTTTATTCTAACGGACCTTCCGCTCGAGACAAGGGTCTGGAGGTAGAACTGGATCTTGTAAAAAAATTAAAGATCAAAGGAATCCGTTTTGAATTTTCTCAGGTGGTCACCAACCTTTTTGTCAACGCGATCAAATATACCGAAAAAGGGAAAATAGAAATTAATATGATTCAATCGAGCGAAGGGAAACTCGAAATCAATATCAAGGATACCGGTGTGGGAATCGATCCAAAATACATTGAAAAGGTATTTGAAAGATTTTTTCGAATCCCCAATGATCGAAATAAAAGAATCGGTGGTACAGGCTTGGGACTTTCCATTTCCAGAACCATTCTTCATAAGATGAACGGGGAAATTAGATTGGAATCACGAGTAAATGGTGGAAGTAATTTTAGAATCTTTTTACCTTTGCAATCAGTATGA
- a CDS encoding DUF1564 domain-containing protein, which yields METLFLNTNFEIQSPLQEPNSEVVTFLIPKSYLDRLNPEDQKKLPKRLPLLLKKYAKYIASTKRLNKKAGKTLYQIKTGKNNMKRINARTRTGSWALLGALAQAHGVSRCYLFNYLLWLDDLGVGDSIVDTLNAGVPTFHENYRYTLLLDLLNNKIIRKLEFEPNPFKHIFTYRDWLHT from the coding sequence ATGGAAACTTTATTCTTAAATACAAACTTTGAAATACAATCCCCTTTGCAGGAACCAAATTCAGAAGTAGTCACATTTCTCATTCCTAAAAGTTATCTCGACCGACTAAACCCGGAAGATCAAAAAAAACTTCCTAAAAGACTGCCTCTGCTTTTGAAAAAATATGCAAAATACATTGCCTCAACGAAAAGATTAAACAAAAAGGCCGGCAAAACTCTGTATCAAATCAAAACCGGCAAAAACAATATGAAAAGAATCAACGCTCGAACTAGAACCGGAAGTTGGGCTTTATTGGGAGCCCTTGCTCAAGCTCATGGAGTATCTCGATGTTATTTATTCAATTATTTACTTTGGTTAGATGACCTCGGAGTCGGAGATTCTATCGTGGACACGTTGAACGCAGGAGTTCCAACATTCCACGAAAACTACAGATATACTCTCCTCCTAGATCTTCTTAACAATAAGATCATCCGAAAATTAGAATTCGAACCAAACCCATTCAAACATATCTTCACTTATCGGGATTGGCTGCACACTTGA
- a CDS encoding TetR/AcrR family transcriptional regulator: MKAARSKVNNTENHSIKDEDVCETNIRKRDRPATETAILLAAIQVFAKKGYDAANTKDIAKLANANEALIFRYFGNKKGLLEAILTRADEIKPEDSSSSRSQKNPESYQDLEASLQSSMSGKCRDFKDAEDFMKVAVSQIILDPEVSQIIQKKIYTKAIPEFTTELEKFKKAGKIDPKVDLKSVAYAISSLTFALGFMGQCVYKIPPAEIQTTIKEVSRIFRKGLEPDPPKKKSK; the protein is encoded by the coding sequence ATGAAAGCCGCAAGGTCAAAGGTCAACAATACAGAAAATCATTCTATCAAGGATGAGGATGTTTGTGAAACAAACATCCGAAAACGAGACCGCCCTGCTACTGAAACCGCCATTCTCTTAGCCGCCATCCAAGTTTTTGCAAAAAAGGGTTACGACGCAGCGAATACGAAAGACATAGCGAAGTTAGCAAACGCAAACGAAGCCCTGATTTTCAGATACTTCGGAAATAAAAAAGGACTTTTAGAAGCGATTCTTACTCGAGCAGATGAAATTAAACCCGAGGACTCTTCTTCGTCTCGTTCTCAGAAAAATCCTGAAAGCTACCAAGATCTCGAAGCGAGTCTTCAGTCTTCCATGTCCGGAAAATGTAGAGATTTTAAGGATGCGGAAGATTTTATGAAAGTCGCAGTGAGTCAAATCATCCTGGATCCTGAAGTAAGCCAAATCATTCAGAAAAAGATTTATACAAAAGCGATTCCCGAATTTACGACCGAGCTGGAAAAATTTAAAAAGGCCGGGAAGATCGATCCCAAAGTGGATCTCAAATCGGTTGCCTATGCAATTTCGTCGCTTACTTTTGCCCTAGGTTTTATGGGACAGTGTGTCTACAAAATTCCGCCTGCCGAAATTCAAACGACGATCAAAGAAGTTTCAAGAATCTTCCGCAAAGGTCTCGAACCGGACCCACCAAAGAAAAAGTCTAAATAG
- a CDS encoding 4a-hydroxytetrahydrobiopterin dehydratase: MTFQELDNLKGKIPLGWEIQFREEIPYLTKKYSFESYLSGVRFVNALAEIAEKMDHHPDLILTYRMVCVEIHTHSKRTITHLDVEFSKAAEAVKKSYL, encoded by the coding sequence ATGACTTTCCAGGAACTGGACAATTTGAAAGGAAAAATTCCTTTAGGTTGGGAAATTCAGTTTCGGGAGGAAATCCCATATCTCACAAAAAAATATTCGTTTGAAAGTTATCTTTCCGGTGTAAGGTTTGTGAATGCGTTAGCCGAAATTGCGGAAAAAATGGACCACCATCCCGATCTCATTTTGACGTATAGAATGGTCTGCGTCGAAATTCATACTCATTCCAAAAGAACGATCACTCATCTCGATGTCGAATTTTCTAAAGCCGCCGAAGCAGTAAAGAAATCGTATCTTTGA
- a CDS encoding STAS domain-containing protein — MDNPIQRYEHFEIRKSRQSTEVVPLMASFDDSSFDELKSVLALVFYQSSLHVKIDLSGVKILPLPVAMKLLSFAFDLRLKNRTLVLSGASPAFKKLIQFYRMDQALLIF; from the coding sequence ATGGACAACCCAATCCAAAGATACGAACATTTTGAAATTCGAAAGAGCCGTCAATCGACGGAAGTGGTTCCCCTGATGGCGTCTTTTGACGATTCTTCTTTTGATGAATTGAAGTCCGTTTTGGCTCTTGTTTTTTATCAATCCAGTCTTCATGTGAAAATCGATCTGAGCGGGGTCAAAATTTTACCTCTTCCTGTCGCAATGAAACTGCTTTCGTTTGCTTTCGACTTGAGATTGAAAAATCGGACCCTCGTCTTGAGTGGCGCAAGTCCTGCGTTTAAAAAGCTGATTCAATTTTATAGAATGGACCAAGCTCTATTAATCTTCTAA